From Acidothermus cellulolyticus 11B, a single genomic window includes:
- the narI gene encoding respiratory nitrate reductase subunit gamma: protein MTNASGWQIFLWVGLPYLALGIFVVGHIWRWRYDQFGWTSRSTQLQERRLLKWGSPIFHYGTFAAIMGHVIGILIPERWTKAIGIPEHVYRWFSATAGTVAAVLILGGVVVLASRRLFIARVRATTDAVDYFALILLLVVILTGVVPTVFVNLLGGGYDYRLTVAPWFRGLFSGQPDVAAISSAPIVYQVHAVASWVIWAVWPFTRLVHAWSYPLWYLWRPFIIYRSRVATAPIEPGTAGRRWRRIGAGY, encoded by the coding sequence ATGACAAACGCGAGCGGATGGCAGATCTTTCTCTGGGTCGGCCTCCCCTACCTGGCACTCGGCATTTTCGTGGTCGGCCATATCTGGCGTTGGCGGTACGACCAATTCGGCTGGACGAGCCGATCGACGCAATTGCAGGAACGCCGCCTCCTCAAGTGGGGCAGTCCGATCTTCCACTACGGCACCTTTGCCGCCATCATGGGGCATGTCATCGGCATTCTCATCCCCGAACGGTGGACGAAGGCGATCGGAATTCCCGAGCACGTCTACCGCTGGTTCTCGGCCACCGCCGGAACAGTGGCTGCGGTACTGATTCTCGGCGGTGTCGTCGTCCTTGCCTCGCGGCGGCTTTTCATCGCCCGGGTGCGGGCGACAACTGACGCCGTCGACTATTTCGCGCTCATCCTCCTGCTGGTCGTTATTCTCACCGGGGTCGTGCCGACCGTATTCGTCAATCTCCTCGGCGGCGGCTACGACTATCGGCTCACGGTTGCACCGTGGTTCCGGGGGCTGTTCAGCGGACAGCCGGACGTCGCCGCGATTTCCAGCGCGCCGATCGTCTACCAGGTTCACGCCGTGGCCTCCTGGGTCATCTGGGCGGTCTGGCCTTTCACCCGCCTGGTCCACGCGTGGAGCTATCCGCTCTGGTACCTCTGGCGGCCGTTCATCATCTACCGCAGCCGGGTGGCTACCGCTCCCATTGAGCCGGGCACCGCCGGACGACGGTGGCGGCGCATCGGCGCCGGGTATTAG
- the narJ gene encoding nitrate reductase molybdenum cofactor assembly chaperone has product MTGDVSVGPFKLASVFLRYPTVELHDGGPYCRDLVRGLEPAVCRPFFARFLDWLVATPAADVAETYVSTFDLSKRRTLYLTYYRYGDTRKRGMSLVTFKETYRRAGFVPVTDELPDYLPIVLEFADLSPKGRSLLTAHRAELEVLRGALQHIDSPYVELIDAVTVLLPRLKRPDRVLVERLRRDGPPHEEVGVEPFAPPEYLGLTPAPGSLSSPAPVVTREYGGSE; this is encoded by the coding sequence ACCCCACAGTGGAACTCCATGACGGAGGACCGTACTGCCGCGACCTTGTCCGCGGCCTCGAGCCCGCCGTCTGCCGGCCTTTCTTCGCTCGCTTCCTCGACTGGCTGGTCGCCACGCCGGCGGCGGACGTCGCCGAGACATATGTCTCGACCTTCGACCTCAGCAAGCGACGCACTCTGTACCTCACCTACTACCGGTACGGTGACACCCGGAAGCGGGGCATGTCGCTCGTCACGTTCAAGGAGACGTACCGGCGCGCCGGTTTCGTTCCCGTCACCGACGAACTTCCGGATTACCTCCCTATCGTGCTGGAATTCGCGGACCTCTCCCCGAAGGGCCGATCACTCCTCACCGCGCACCGCGCAGAGCTGGAGGTGCTCCGCGGAGCGTTGCAGCACATCGACAGCCCGTACGTTGAGCTCATCGATGCGGTGACTGTGTTGCTCCCCCGGTTGAAGCGGCCGGACCGCGTCCTCGTTGAGCGGCTTCGCCGCGACGGTCCGCCGCACGAGGAGGTGGGCGTCGAACCGTTCGCACCTCCGGAATACCTCGGTTTGACCCCTGCCCCTGGCAGTCTTTCTTCCCCGGCGCCTGTCGTCACGCGGGAATACGGAGGCTCGGAATGA